AATTTGGGATCATTGGTGCTACTTCTTGTACTAATGCTAAAGACATAATAGTGTATATAAAAAATTAAACAAATAAAAATTCTTAATTAAGTGAAGTTCTTTCTAATAACTTCTGTATCCTCTATCGCTTCACCATGCTCATCATGTAACTCCTCGTCATGATGATCATCTGCTACAGCCATACCAATAAATAATGCTGACAATGTAGTAAATATATACGCCTGTAAGAATGCCACTAGCAATTCTATAAGCATAATAAATAGTGATAAGAACAATGATACTATGGTAGACCCTGCTACGCTAAGTGAATCTTGTAATAAGATTCCCACCGCAACAAGACTCATAACAACAGTGTGTCCTGCCGTGATGTTTGCAAATAAACGTACTAATAGTGAAAATGGCTTAATAACCAATGTACCTGCAAGCTCGATAATACCTAATAATGGTCTAAATGGCCACGGAATACCTGGCATCCACAACATGTGACCCCAGAAGTGTTTATTACCACTAAATACGTAAATCACTAGTGTAATCACAGCAAGTGCTGCAGTTACCGCAATCTGACCTGTAACGTTAAAACCAAATGGCATTAACCCTACAAGGTTAAGTATCCAGATAAAGAAGAATACTGTAAGAAGGTATCCTGTAAATTTTCTGTAGCTCTCTCCAATGTTTGGCTTTGCGATCTCGTCTCTTACGTAAATTACTAGAGGCTCAAGTACTCGTGCAAATCCTGTTGGGATATTTTTTTTCTTGTATTGTCTTGCTAATCCAGAGAACCAGATTAACATTAAAAGTCCTATTAATAAGATACCAAAAACACTTTTTGTGATAGAAAGATCAAAAGGTTTTGAAGCATTTGTAGCGTGTTGATCTTCATCATAAGTAAGACTTGTTGCTCCCGCCTCAAGTTCATAGATACGACCGTGATTTTTCACAAAGCGGCTTTCTCCTTTAGTTACGATTACCTGTCCTTCATCATCATGATGAAACTCTGAAGACATGAATGCAGTAAAACCATTTTCTCCCCATAACATTACAGGAAGTGGGAAACCCCAGTGATGCTCTACTCCATTATCATCAAAAGTTGAGAATAAATGGAAGTCGTGAGAATCCTTTAAGTGATGCTGTATATAAGCCTTTACCTCCTCTTTAGTATTAACTGGATTTCCTTTTTCTCCAGTCTTTCCAGCATCCGCTTTCGCGAAAGCGTAAAAGGGAATACTAAGAACAAAAACTAATACTAAAAGTGTGATTGATTTTGATGCTACCTTCATTCTTAAATTTTCAATAAATAACGTAACCTTAAATTTTGTGCAAAAATACTCATTTTCTTGAAAATAAAATGCATTTCTTAATTATTTCAAAATTAATCCGCTCTGTTTAGCATTTTAACAACCACCATCACCTCATAAATTATGAAAATAGCAATGGGAATAAGTAAAGATAATTTATCTGATTTTGTTAATTGCAAGCTTGTTGACAACAATTCTCTAAAAATTACAAAGAAGAGCATCATTTTTAAAACAATAGATCCTAGGTATAAAAACCCTATTTGATCCTTAAATTCCTTTAAAAAATAAATGATGAGCTCAAAGGTAACCACAAGAAACAATGACAATGATGCATGAAAAATATACACCTCTCTTAAGTTATAGGGAGGAATGCTATCTAGTGACGTGAGCAAGTAATTATGCAAGCTGTAACTTATAAAAAAAGTGATTACAGCAATGATTACATACAAGAGTAATTTTTTTATCACGACTACTTGTTAAGTTGTATTACTCCTTTGATTACTATATAAATGGAAAGAAAAACTGATAATAATGTTATTGTAGTCTCTAGCCAATTTGCATCATACCGTACATCGAGCCATTTTCCTAATAAATTACCTAAGTAGATGGTTACACCCATCTGGAAAGGTATAGTGGAAAATTTAACCCATTTATTAAGCTGAACGTTCTTCTTTTCCTTTGCCATTTGACAATGATTTTACGCTTCCCTTCATAACACAAGATGCATTAAAGGTTGCTCCAGGCTCTACAGCTAGTTTACCAGTAATTACTTCGCCTTCAATATGAGCAGCTGTTTTAATAGAAAGAAGGTTTTTAATTTCTAATTTTCCTTCTATCTTACCTTCTACATCTGCATCATTACAAATAAGAGTACCTATGACCACCCCTGTTTTTCCTATAACAATTTTATTAGGTGATGTAATATTACCATGTATCTCACCATCAATGCGAAAACCACCTTCTGAGGTTACATCTCCTTTAAGTGTTGTACCCTGGCTTATGCGGTTCTGCTGGTTAGTGAGGTCAGGTCCTTTTCCTTTCTTATTGTCTGAAAACATCGGTAAAAAATTAGTCAGTTAATTTGAATCTTGTGCTTTGTAAGCATCAAGATTTTTATGCATTTGAATTATTTTATAATTCTCTGAAGCGATTACCATACTAGGTAATGTTATCAAAATATCTTTATTAGTACTAAGCAACTCTACGAGACCTTCTGCTTGCCTGCGGCTACTCAAAAAATGAACTACAACAAACGATTGTTGTGCATCATAAACATCAATGGAGGTTGAGAACTCTGTATAACCCACCTCATCAAAGCTTTCTAAAAGCTTTTTTTGTAAATCCTTTGCTCCTTGAATATTACTGTTATTAAATGGGTAGACTATTTTATAGTTAATTGCAATTGCCTCGTCATCAAACTGATCAAACTTCATGGTAGGCAGCGCATTTTGAAGTAAGCTTTGTGCTTTTTTTCCTTCTTCTGTGCGAGGATATGTAAGTGCTACATAGCTCAACCCTTTTTTATAAGCATCATATCCTTCATATCTACCAGCGACTGTTGCCTTGAGTAATTCAAATTTTGGCAAATATGGATCTCCATAAAACTGATCTATTCTTTTATTTAAATCACTCTCAAGATTTGCAAAGTTTTGATTTTGGAATCTCTTATATAATCCTTTGTACACCTCTTCTGGCGACTCTGCGTCGGCTTCTAATGCTTTGTCTGGATTATTAATGCGGGTAGCATAACGAGAGTCTGGATATTCCGTTGTGATTTTATTTTTATAAGTATTCGCTTTCGCGGAAGCGTCCATAGCCCCATACACTTGGTAGAGATTATATAACGCAGGAAGTACCAACTTTTCATCTGGATTAAAAGTTAATAATCTTTCTAATCGCTGCGCTGCCAAAGGATATTCTTTGAACTTTTCTTTATAAATAAGCCCTAGCTGAAAATATGCAAAGTCACGTTCTTTTAATAAACTATCTACCTGCGTTTTCTCTCTTGGTAAAGTTGCAATATAATCTGCTGTAGTCATCGCCTTCTCACCATCAAGCTCAGGATTATCTAAGGCTACTGGCAAGGTGCCAGAATTGAGTGGCACAGACTGCACAGAAGATAATCTCCATCCATCTACAAGACGACGTTTTCCCCATCTTTTTTCAAAAGACTGTTTCCCGTAAGAAACTGCTACATCATTATAGAAATAAAACTCTCCTGGCTCTCCTCCTATTGCTCCTCCTCCAATGCTTGAAGCATTGAAAAACTCATTGTTTCGTATGTTATCAATGCGCGCAATAGAATCTGCCGCTCTCTTTGCTTTAATTTGAGCAATATAGTTATCGAAATAAGCTCTAAGCGAATCTTCAGAAAGTGTGACAAGTGCTATAATACTGTCATTGCGCTGTGTGAGGTTTTCGTAATCTATAACGTCCGTTAGATTCTCACGCTTTTTCTTGATAGTACGATACTCACGGCTGCGATCACTTATCTTACCTATCACGCTATCATAATAAGCTCCTGCAATTTTATAAGAGGCTTGCTCAAAACTATAGTCTGCAAGTGCTAGGTAATCTCTAGAAAGCAAATAATCATCTGTACTACTTTGTCTTAACGACTTATTATAATTTGCAATAGCAGAGTCTTCTCTTCCTGTTTTCATAAAGAAGTCTGCCTTTGCATAATAGATTTTATCTAAAAACGGTCTGTTTTCACGGTTACGTACCATCTTATCTAAGCGCTCTCTCAAAATCAGAGTATCAGCTTCTTGATAATCATAATTACGTATCTGCTCTATATGAGCGTTTATGTGATACTTGCGGGGAATCTTTCTATTAAGATCAATTACTTCTTGGAATGCTAGGTTTGCACTATCCTTTTCTCCTAAACGATTGTAGAGTTGTCCCTTAATATAATTATAACGACCTCTCTCCTCAGATTTACGAGTTAATTTTGAAGCGTCTTTAATGTAGATAAGAGCACTATCTAGTTTATTTAAATTGAGATATGCTTGAGCAAGCATAGCTTTTGCATCTGCAATGTCTTGATCCTTTAGTTTATTTTCAACCTTAAATATTTTCTCAAGGTTAGCAATTGCAACCTCATTATTTTCAAGGCGGATGTTTGTCTTTTCTTTCCAGACTTTGGCTTGCGCTATATTATTACTTTTAGGATAGTATGCTAGTACGTAATTAAAAGCCTCTAGTGCAGGCACAAACTGCTGATCGTAATAACGTGCTTTACCTAAAAGAAGAAAAGCTTCATCCATTTGTGGGTTACGCTCCTCACCATCTATCTTCATAGCATGGTTTTGTATTGCTTTAATAGCTTTTTCTTCGGCTCTTAAAAAATTAGGATCTCTGTTCTCCTCACCTAGTGCAGTATTTTCCTCAAAAACGATACGCTCAATGGGTAAGATATCCCAGTAATTATCATTAAAGGTTTGTACAAGCGAGCTTTTGCCTTCTTCAAGGGCTACATTACCGTTATATAAAGTATTAAACTCTGTAGTAACAGCATGGAAGTTACGACTCACAAAAGAATCGTTCTTACGAGAACAACTCGATAGAGATAGTGTGATAACACCAGTAATGAATAAACGTTTTAAGAGTAATTTCAAACCTTATTTGTTTTTACTAAAAGGAACTGTAATTTACCTTTATTAGTATGGAAGCTCGTAAAAATACGCTTCTTTTTGAAAAAACGAAGATTTCTATCAGTAATTAAATAGTATTCACTTAGTAAGAAGTATCCTATTTACAATAAAAAAGCAGCAAAAAGACATTTTACGCAATCGTTTGAAATTTTATTATAAAAATTACCTCATGTTCATCATTGATTGCAAGCACTTTAGTACATTTACAATTCAGGTCGTTTTAAACGGTTTGAACAATTAAGTTGGGGAACTTAGGAAATGGTTGCTTTATTGTGACCATTTTTTTTACCCAAAACTTACGCCTCTATGATCACCTCATTACCAGCAAAATAACCTTCTAGCTCTTTAAGAGTCGCTGGTGAGGTAATAATGTCCTTTACAAGCTCTCCTTTTTCAAGCACTACAATACGCTCACAAACTTCTGTAACATGCTGTAAGTCATGACTTGAAACAAGTACTGTAACCTCCTTATCAATTGCCATTTGCTTGATAATTCCTTTGAGTCTTATTTGTGTAGTTGGGTCCAGATTTGCAAAAGGTTCATCTAGAATAATAACATCTGGCTTACCTATAAGCGTAGCTACAATACCTACTTTTTTTTGATTTCCCTTAGAGAGATCTCGCAAATACTTGCGTTTTCCTATAATCTCATCATTAAAGAAATCTTCAAAAGTTGCAAGTAACGCATCTACATCTGCCTTATTCTCACCTCTTAAGTCTCCTATAAAATAAAAGTATTCCTCTGGTGTTAAGTAACCTATGAGAAAAGTCTCGTCTATAAAAGATGCAGTGTGGGTTTTCCAGTCTTCACTTTCATTTACTTTTACTCCACCATTTTCTATATAACCAGAAGTAGGCTGAATAAGATCTAGTAAACAGCTAAAAAGGGTTGTTTTTCCTGCTCCGTTATTACCTACCAGTCCAAAAGATTGGCCTCTAGGAATCTCAAACCCGTCAAGATTAAGAACTGTTACTCCGCTATATGATTTTGATAAGTTGTTTATATTAATCATAATCTATGTTATTTAGTTTGTTTATAAGCTTCAAGCGTTTTATACTTCTCGCTCTTATATATTTTAATAATCTGGTCAAACACTTTATCTCTAAAGGCAAAACCTATCAATCCTACTATAGCAACAAGCGCATACCCTAGCATAGGCCCTACTGTAAAGTGGCCTATAGCATACAAAGCCATTGGTCCGAGCATTTTAGGCAAACTCACGAGTAGCGTTTTAAGGTTAAAAGAGCTCTTATCACCAAAAGCTTTTTTACCACTCTGCAAATCTATAGGTGTTTTTATAAACGCTCCACCTAGTAATACTAAGTGTGCATTAATTCCCATATTAAAAATGGCACCTACAATGATGGCGAGTAGCACATCTACCCCAAAATAAACATAAGGAATACAAAGCATCGCAGAGATAAGAGTCGCAATTACTACCAGTAACCACTTTGATTTTAAATACTCTTTGTAAGCGATATTTTGCGTCATCATGAGCGGGTAATAAGCACTATCCCAAGAAGGAACAAACTGACCAAAACTGAACAGAAACCCTCCTGACACAAACACTGCCGCAAACATCATCCAGAATGGACCACTATATACCTCTATTGCATCTCCAAAAAACAAGAATCCATAAAATAAAAACATGATACTCATAAAGACCGTAGTCTTAGAGCGTTTATTTCTCATTATGAGTCTAATATCATTTTTGAGAAACGTAGACTGCTTCCCAAAACGGTCTAGCCATCCTAAATCTCCACCTGACGCCTGACTTACTTTTTTTGCAAGACCCGCATCAAGGTATAATCGTGCTAAGAAATATTTAAAAGCGATGGTTGCGACCACAACAAGTAATGCTATGGGGAAAATAACCGTCCACTTAACTTCATACAAACCTTGAAAAAATGGCTGAGTGAAAGCAGTAATATCAAAATATTCATAATACTGAGCAGCACCTAGAAGTGCAAAAAGCACTCCCATACCTATTACTAACCACAATTTATCATTCAAAAAGACATTGATAAAGTTATTTGCATATATAAAACAGAACATTGCAATATGCCACACCAATACTCCTAGCGGATTAAAGCCCTGCGCGATTAATACAATAGAAAATGGAATAAAGAAAAACGCATGCATCCAGTTCCAGAAAGAAAGTACCGTCTTGCCTAATGCAAATTTTACAATCTTAGTTTTCTTAAAAGGTAGCAGCAATAGCGGCTTGATGTTTACCACTGGCATTTTCTGACCCATATATCTAATAATAAGATCTCCCACTACGTAATAAATCATAAACATGTTTACCGTAGCAAAAGGCTCGAGTTTCGCCTTTTCAAGACCAAAATATAGGAATGAACCCATCATTCCCAACCACAAAACCATTGATATCACTCCAAAAATCATCAAGATCTTGAGAGCGAGGTTGGTTTGAAAAGAAGCACTTCTAAAAAAAGCCTTCCACTCAAGGCTTATAAATTGTTTTACCATAATTACAGGTTATTTAGCGAGGTATAGGTATTTAAACTCTCTATAATGTTACATACAAAACGCAATCGTTTGTATTTTTACAAAAAAAAACACAATGGCACAATTCCATACACTTCATATACAACGCATTACACGCGTTACAGAAAAATCTGTAGCAGTAACTTTTGCTGTTCCAGATTCACTAAAAGAAGATTTCAACTTCTCTGCAGGACAATATATAACTTTAAAAACTCAAATTAATGGCGAAGAAGTTCGTCGTGCATATTCTCTTTGCAGCACTCCTCAAGAAGGACTTACTGTTGCGATAAAAGAAGTTGAGAATGGTACCTTTTCCACGTATGCAAACCGTGAGTTAAAAGAGGGTGATACCATGGACGTTCATACACCAGAAGGACGATTTAAAATTGAAAATTCCGCTTTCGCGAAAGCGCAAACCTACGCAGCCTTTGCCGCAGGATCAGGAATTACGCCTATTCTATCAATGATTAATACTACTTTATCACAGTCTGCAGATAGTAAATTTGTTCTAGTATACGGAAATCGCACCGAAGAAGAAGCTATGTTCCGCGATGAGTTAATAGCCTTACGTGACCAATATAAAGATCGTTTCTCAATAGAGTTTATTTACTCTCAAACACGAGTAGATGGAGCACATTTTGGACGTATTATGAAGGCTACAGTTAATTTTGTAGTGAAAAACAAATATGCAGCAAATGACTTTAACGAGTACTTCTTATGTGGTCCAGAAGCCATGATTAAAGAGGTTTCTAAAGTGCTTAAGGAAAACGACACCAAAGAAGAAAACATACACTTCGAACTTTTTACAGCAAGTACAGAAGAGGTGACTATTGACGCCAACCTAGATGGTAAAACTGCTATCAAAGTAGTTTGTGACGATGAGGAGTTTGAATTTACTATGGAGAAAGATGCTGTCATTCTTGATGCAGCTTTGGATCAAGACATAGACGCTCCACATTCTTGTCAAGGCGGCATATGCAGCAGCTGTATTGCGCGTGTGACAGAAGGAACGGCCGTAATGTCACAAAACCAAATCTTAACAGACTCAGAAGTAGCCGAAGGATTAATACTTACCTGCCAGGCGCATCCTACCTCCGCATCCATTGTGGTAGATTATGATGATGTGTAGTCTTTTACAATAAAATATTTTAAAACTCATTGGGTATAACTACTTAATGAGTTTTTTCTTTTTAAACACTTGCATGTGCTTATCATTTGTAGATATATTGCACGCTTATTTTTTGAGACTGATTAATTTACAAAAGGAATCACTAAACTTATTAAAGAAACAATACAATGGATGTAGACCAACAGGAATTTTCAATATTAACTACGCTATCGTCTCAAGAACTTCAATCCCACGTTGATCGCTATATATTGTTGATGAAAACTACCTATAATGTACGGTATGTGGGTTTTGCTGTAGCTGGACTATTTGGTATTTACAGCATTTTTATTGCTGGAAAACGTGTTACTTATTCAGAGA
The genomic region above belongs to Dokdonia sp. Dokd-P16 and contains:
- a CDS encoding ferredoxin--NADP reductase, which encodes MAQFHTLHIQRITRVTEKSVAVTFAVPDSLKEDFNFSAGQYITLKTQINGEEVRRAYSLCSTPQEGLTVAIKEVENGTFSTYANRELKEGDTMDVHTPEGRFKIENSAFAKAQTYAAFAAGSGITPILSMINTTLSQSADSKFVLVYGNRTEEEAMFRDELIALRDQYKDRFSIEFIYSQTRVDGAHFGRIMKATVNFVVKNKYAANDFNEYFLCGPEAMIKEVSKVLKENDTKEENIHFELFTASTEEVTIDANLDGKTAIKVVCDDEEFEFTMEKDAVILDAALDQDIDAPHSCQGGICSSCIARVTEGTAVMSQNQILTDSEVAEGLILTCQAHPTSASIVVDYDDV
- the atpB gene encoding F0F1 ATP synthase subunit A, encoding MKVASKSITLLVLVFVLSIPFYAFAKADAGKTGEKGNPVNTKEEVKAYIQHHLKDSHDFHLFSTFDDNGVEHHWGFPLPVMLWGENGFTAFMSSEFHHDDEGQVIVTKGESRFVKNHGRIYELEAGATSLTYDEDQHATNASKPFDLSITKSVFGILLIGLLMLIWFSGLARQYKKKNIPTGFARVLEPLVIYVRDEIAKPNIGESYRKFTGYLLTVFFFIWILNLVGLMPFGFNVTGQIAVTAALAVITLVIYVFSGNKHFWGHMLWMPGIPWPFRPLLGIIELAGTLVIKPFSLLVRLFANITAGHTVVMSLVAVGILLQDSLSVAGSTIVSLFLSLFIMLIELLVAFLQAYIFTTLSALFIGMAVADDHHDEELHDEHGEAIEDTEVIRKNFT
- a CDS encoding polymer-forming cytoskeletal protein — protein: MFSDNKKGKGPDLTNQQNRISQGTTLKGDVTSEGGFRIDGEIHGNITSPNKIVIGKTGVVIGTLICNDADVEGKIEGKLEIKNLLSIKTAAHIEGEVITGKLAVEPGATFNASCVMKGSVKSLSNGKGKEERSA
- a CDS encoding ABC transporter ATP-binding protein, with product MININNLSKSYSGVTVLNLDGFEIPRGQSFGLVGNNGAGKTTLFSCLLDLIQPTSGYIENGGVKVNESEDWKTHTASFIDETFLIGYLTPEEYFYFIGDLRGENKADVDALLATFEDFFNDEIIGKRKYLRDLSKGNQKKVGIVATLIGKPDVIILDEPFANLDPTTQIRLKGIIKQMAIDKEVTVLVSSHDLQHVTEVCERIVVLEKGELVKDIITSPATLKELEGYFAGNEVIIEA
- a CDS encoding tetratricopeptide repeat protein; this encodes MKLLLKRLFITGVITLSLSSCSRKNDSFVSRNFHAVTTEFNTLYNGNVALEEGKSSLVQTFNDNYWDILPIERIVFEENTALGEENRDPNFLRAEEKAIKAIQNHAMKIDGEERNPQMDEAFLLLGKARYYDQQFVPALEAFNYVLAYYPKSNNIAQAKVWKEKTNIRLENNEVAIANLEKIFKVENKLKDQDIADAKAMLAQAYLNLNKLDSALIYIKDASKLTRKSEERGRYNYIKGQLYNRLGEKDSANLAFQEVIDLNRKIPRKYHINAHIEQIRNYDYQEADTLILRERLDKMVRNRENRPFLDKIYYAKADFFMKTGREDSAIANYNKSLRQSSTDDYLLSRDYLALADYSFEQASYKIAGAYYDSVIGKISDRSREYRTIKKKRENLTDVIDYENLTQRNDSIIALVTLSEDSLRAYFDNYIAQIKAKRAADSIARIDNIRNNEFFNASSIGGGAIGGEPGEFYFYNDVAVSYGKQSFEKRWGKRRLVDGWRLSSVQSVPLNSGTLPVALDNPELDGEKAMTTADYIATLPREKTQVDSLLKERDFAYFQLGLIYKEKFKEYPLAAQRLERLLTFNPDEKLVLPALYNLYQVYGAMDASAKANTYKNKITTEYPDSRYATRINNPDKALEADAESPEEVYKGLYKRFQNQNFANLESDLNKRIDQFYGDPYLPKFELLKATVAGRYEGYDAYKKGLSYVALTYPRTEEGKKAQSLLQNALPTMKFDQFDDEAIAINYKIVYPFNNSNIQGAKDLQKKLLESFDEVGYTEFSTSIDVYDAQQSFVVVHFLSSRRQAEGLVELLSTNKDILITLPSMVIASENYKIIQMHKNLDAYKAQDSN
- a CDS encoding DUF6168 family protein; the encoded protein is MIKKLLLYVIIAVITFFISYSLHNYLLTSLDSIPPYNLREVYIFHASLSLFLVVTFELIIYFLKEFKDQIGFLYLGSIVLKMMLFFVIFRELLSTSLQLTKSDKLSLLIPIAIFIIYEVMVVVKMLNRAD
- a CDS encoding AtpZ/AtpI family protein, which translates into the protein MAKEKKNVQLNKWVKFSTIPFQMGVTIYLGNLLGKWLDVRYDANWLETTITLLSVFLSIYIVIKGVIQLNK
- a CDS encoding DUF5687 family protein gives rise to the protein MVKQFISLEWKAFFRSASFQTNLALKILMIFGVISMVLWLGMMGSFLYFGLEKAKLEPFATVNMFMIYYVVGDLIIRYMGQKMPVVNIKPLLLLPFKKTKIVKFALGKTVLSFWNWMHAFFFIPFSIVLIAQGFNPLGVLVWHIAMFCFIYANNFINVFLNDKLWLVIGMGVLFALLGAAQYYEYFDITAFTQPFFQGLYEVKWTVIFPIALLVVVATIAFKYFLARLYLDAGLAKKVSQASGGDLGWLDRFGKQSTFLKNDIRLIMRNKRSKTTVFMSIMFLFYGFLFFGDAIEVYSGPFWMMFAAVFVSGGFLFSFGQFVPSWDSAYYPLMMTQNIAYKEYLKSKWLLVVIATLISAMLCIPYVYFGVDVLLAIIVGAIFNMGINAHLVLLGGAFIKTPIDLQSGKKAFGDKSSFNLKTLLVSLPKMLGPMALYAIGHFTVGPMLGYALVAIVGLIGFAFRDKVFDQIIKIYKSEKYKTLEAYKQTK